A window of Cyanobacteriota bacterium contains these coding sequences:
- a CDS encoding tRNA (cytidine(34)-2'-O)-methyltransferase, whose amino-acid sequence MPKVALIHPQIPPNTGNIARTCAATCTELHLVAPLGFELSDRYLKRAGLDYWEYVNLHCHDSLDAFYSYCQTHRGRWIGFSVHGDRTYVDCQYQPSDWLIFGSETNGLPARVLTDCTFTVRIPMPKPEVRSLNLSVSVAVGLFEALRQLNCL is encoded by the coding sequence ATGCCCAAAGTTGCGTTAATTCACCCTCAGATTCCACCCAATACAGGCAATATAGCTCGTACCTGTGCGGCAACCTGCACGGAACTACATTTAGTAGCTCCACTGGGATTTGAGTTAAGCGATCGCTACCTAAAGCGTGCAGGCCTAGACTACTGGGAATATGTCAATCTACATTGCCATGACTCATTAGATGCGTTTTACAGCTACTGTCAGACTCACCGTGGGCGATGGATAGGCTTTAGTGTTCACGGCGATCGCACCTATGTAGATTGTCAGTATCAACCGAGCGACTGGTTAATTTTTGGCAGTGAAACAAATGGGCTACCCGCCAGGGTTCTAACCGATTGCACATTCACAGTTCGTATTCCTATGCCAAAGCCAGAAGTTCGCAGCCTAAATCTCTCTGTCAGCGTAGCTGTGGGACTTTTTGAGGCTCTACGCCAGTTGAATTGCCTCTAG
- the purH gene encoding bifunctional phosphoribosylaminoimidazolecarboxamide formyltransferase/IMP cyclohydrolase — MTQLALLSVSDKQGLLELATSLVQEFNFMLISSGGTAQTLKEAGLPVTKVSDYTGSPEILGGRVKTLHPRIHGGILARRDLPQDCADLEAQQIPLIDLVVVNLYPFQQTIARPGVTLAEAIEQIDIGGPTLLRASAKNHAYVTVLCNPDQYSAYLEELRQHQGKTSLAFRQACALRAFQHTADYDRAISDYLHSCPSVSTTQPLPHQSDIVTSTAEDGQQDDASAVFTLTGRLKQVLRYGENPHQPAMWYQSGNTGWTTAHQLQGKELSYNNLLDLEAARRVIAEFTQPDCPAAAVIIKHTNPCGVALGNTLAEAYTRAFNADDVSAFGGIVALNRPIDAATAEALTQTFLECVVAPGCDPEAQALLSKKSKLRVLVLPDMRGATQPVVKTIAGGFLVQTSDDQPDDPNQWRVVTTHQPTPEQWQDLQFAWTVAKHVKSNAIVVSHNRVTLGIGAGQMNRVGSVAIALNQAGARASGAVLASDGFFPFDDSVRTAAASGICAIIQPGGSLRDQDSIAAANELGLVMVLTGSRHFLH; from the coding sequence CTGACAAACAAGGGTTACTAGAACTGGCAACTAGCTTAGTTCAGGAATTCAACTTTATGTTGATTAGCAGTGGTGGTACAGCTCAAACCCTCAAAGAGGCGGGGTTACCAGTTACAAAGGTGTCAGACTACACTGGCTCACCAGAAATCTTAGGTGGGCGTGTCAAGACCCTACATCCGCGAATCCATGGTGGCATTTTGGCACGCCGTGATTTACCGCAAGATTGTGCTGACCTAGAGGCGCAACAAATTCCACTGATTGACCTAGTGGTGGTTAACCTTTACCCATTTCAGCAAACGATAGCTCGTCCTGGGGTCACACTAGCTGAGGCGATCGAACAGATTGATATTGGTGGGCCTACACTCTTACGAGCATCTGCCAAAAACCATGCCTATGTAACAGTGCTCTGCAATCCCGATCAGTACAGCGCGTACCTTGAAGAACTGCGCCAGCATCAAGGGAAAACATCTTTAGCATTTCGTCAAGCCTGTGCACTACGTGCATTTCAACACACAGCAGACTATGATCGAGCTATTTCTGACTATTTACATAGCTGTCCGTCCGTTAGCACCACTCAACCGTTACCTCATCAATCAGACATAGTAACCAGCACCGCAGAAGACGGCCAGCAGGATGATGCCTCAGCAGTGTTTACCCTTACAGGGCGGCTCAAGCAAGTCTTGCGCTACGGCGAAAATCCCCATCAGCCAGCCATGTGGTATCAATCTGGTAACACTGGCTGGACAACTGCCCACCAACTTCAAGGCAAAGAGCTAAGCTACAACAACTTGTTAGACTTAGAAGCTGCTCGACGGGTAATTGCTGAGTTTACTCAGCCCGATTGTCCTGCTGCTGCGGTCATCATTAAACACACAAACCCTTGTGGTGTGGCGTTGGGCAACACGTTAGCTGAAGCATACACTAGAGCCTTCAACGCTGATGATGTGTCGGCATTTGGGGGAATTGTGGCCTTGAACCGACCGATCGATGCTGCAACTGCTGAGGCGTTAACTCAGACATTTCTAGAGTGCGTTGTTGCTCCTGGATGTGACCCAGAGGCACAGGCATTGCTGAGTAAAAAATCAAAGCTACGAGTGTTAGTGTTGCCCGATATGCGAGGAGCAACGCAGCCAGTTGTCAAAACGATCGCTGGTGGTTTCTTGGTACAGACATCGGATGATCAGCCAGATGACCCCAACCAGTGGCGAGTTGTGACCACTCACCAGCCTACCCCAGAACAATGGCAAGACCTCCAGTTTGCCTGGACTGTTGCTAAGCATGTGAAATCAAACGCAATTGTTGTGAGCCATAACAGAGTAACCCTGGGTATTGGGGCTGGCCAGATGAATCGTGTTGGCTCTGTAGCGATCGCGCTGAATCAAGCAGGTGCACGAGCAAGTGGGGCAGTGCTAGCTAGTGATGGCTTTTTTCCCTTTGATGACTCAGTGCGAACAGCAGCAGCATCAGGCATTTGCGCCATTATTCAACCTGGTGGTAGTTTGCGAGATCAAGACTCTATCGCTGCTGCTAATGAGTTAGGTCTAGTGATGGTGCTTACGGGTAGTCGGCATTTCTTGCATTAA